Proteins from a single region of Corynebacterium casei LMG S-19264:
- a CDS encoding gluconeogenesis factor YvcK family protein, which produces MSTSPVNIACLGGGHGLFQTLLAARQCDPANISAIVTVADDGGSSGRLRRELDIIPPGDLRMALAALSRNDDNGTLWAKTLQHRFGGTGALAGHAVGNLMIAGLAEVLGDMQAALDKVAELTDSYGRVLPMVNRPLSIEAEVAGLDDDPRIIRSVRGQVAVATTPGQVRRVHLKPNDPQANPRALQAINESDIITIGPGSWFSSVLPHMLVPQIVDAISRSKALRVLVLNLSVEPGETSGFSVERHLHVLAQHAPKLQVDRVVIDRNLDLAGGERSHVQRASKQLGAEVVFADVCMVTDDGLELNRHDPAKLASVLDSMYSEWVAAQATQGTAAQ; this is translated from the coding sequence TTGAGTACTTCTCCCGTCAACATTGCTTGTCTCGGCGGCGGACATGGCTTGTTCCAGACGCTTTTAGCCGCGCGTCAGTGTGATCCGGCGAATATCTCTGCCATCGTTACGGTGGCAGATGATGGTGGTTCTTCAGGCCGCTTGCGCCGTGAACTAGACATTATTCCTCCGGGTGATCTGCGAATGGCTCTTGCAGCGCTCAGTCGCAATGATGACAACGGCACTTTGTGGGCAAAGACCTTGCAGCATCGCTTTGGCGGCACTGGCGCATTGGCCGGTCACGCGGTTGGTAACTTGATGATTGCGGGCCTCGCTGAGGTGCTCGGTGATATGCAAGCGGCTTTGGATAAGGTCGCGGAACTTACTGATTCTTATGGTCGCGTTCTCCCCATGGTGAACCGTCCGCTGAGCATTGAGGCGGAAGTCGCGGGTCTTGATGATGACCCGCGCATTATTCGCTCTGTCAGGGGACAGGTAGCAGTAGCTACCACCCCGGGCCAGGTGCGCCGCGTGCATCTTAAGCCCAATGATCCGCAGGCTAACCCACGTGCGCTGCAGGCTATTAATGAATCTGACATCATCACCATTGGCCCCGGCTCCTGGTTCTCTTCAGTGTTGCCGCACATGCTGGTCCCACAGATTGTGGATGCAATTTCTCGATCGAAGGCTCTGCGCGTTCTGGTTCTCAACCTGTCGGTCGAACCAGGGGAGACAAGTGGTTTCTCCGTTGAGCGCCACCTGCACGTCTTGGCACAGCACGCGCCAAAGCTTCAGGTCGACCGCGTGGTCATCGATCGCAATTTGGACCTTGCGGGAGGTGAAAGAAGCCATGTGCAGCGTGCTTCCAAGCAGTTGGGTGCAGAAGTCGTTTTCGCAGATGTTTGCATGGTCACGGATGATGGATTAGAGCTCAACCGCCATGATCCAGCTAAGCTGGCTAGCGTCCTTGATTCTATGTACAGCGAATGGGTGGCTGCTCAAGCAACTCAGGGCACTGCGGCTCAATAA
- a CDS encoding glucose-6-phosphate dehydrogenase assembly protein OpcA: protein MITPMPNTTTSKIARGLVEAQEHYTLTTSRVLTLIVVVNVDDEVDAVLDSVRDASHEHPSRVLVVITGSRDAEPLLNAELRVGGEAGASEIVVMHLFGPLADNAESVVTPLLLPDTPIVVWWPTAAPEGPSKTPIGKLGQRRITYAAAKGDLRRLSSGYAPGDTDMAWGEITQWRGIVASSLDRLPHEPVKRVEISGPSDSLAVDLAAAWMLDRLAVPVKRVVSDAPGEKFTIHSVRFFRETSDIIIDASEEGSVRVNVPGSPESMVALNTRSRAEILSEELRHLDADEAYAHTLRGLAQVDY, encoded by the coding sequence GTGATCACCCCAATGCCAAATACCACCACGAGCAAGATTGCACGTGGCCTTGTTGAAGCGCAGGAACACTACACCCTGACTACCTCACGCGTTCTAACGTTGATTGTTGTGGTCAACGTCGATGATGAGGTCGACGCCGTCTTGGACTCAGTCCGTGACGCCTCCCATGAGCACCCTTCTCGCGTGCTTGTCGTTATTACCGGCTCGCGCGATGCCGAGCCTTTGCTCAACGCTGAACTGCGCGTCGGCGGCGAAGCTGGCGCTTCCGAAATCGTAGTGATGCACCTGTTCGGACCTTTGGCAGATAATGCCGAGTCCGTTGTGACTCCGCTGCTGCTGCCGGATACACCGATTGTGGTGTGGTGGCCAACCGCTGCGCCAGAAGGGCCTTCTAAGACGCCGATTGGTAAGCTTGGTCAGCGCCGCATTACCTACGCCGCGGCAAAAGGCGACTTGCGCCGCTTGTCTTCTGGCTATGCGCCAGGTGATACAGATATGGCGTGGGGCGAGATCACCCAATGGCGTGGCATTGTTGCCTCATCCTTGGACCGTTTGCCACATGAGCCAGTCAAGCGCGTGGAAATCTCTGGCCCTAGCGACAGCCTCGCCGTCGACCTTGCTGCCGCCTGGATGTTGGACCGTCTAGCAGTTCCAGTCAAACGCGTGGTGTCCGATGCTCCGGGCGAAAAGTTCACGATCCACAGTGTCCGGTTCTTCCGCGAGACGTCCGATATCATCATCGATGCCTCTGAAGAAGGCTCTGTTCGCGTGAATGTTCCTGGCTCCCCAGAGTCCATGGTTGCGCTGAATACGCGCTCGCGTGCGGAGATTTTGTCCGAGGAGCTTCGTCACTTGGATGCCGATGAGGCATACGCACATACATTGCGCGGACTGGCACAAGTAGACTACTAG
- the secG gene encoding preprotein translocase subunit SecG: MILTLQIVLVISAILMTVFVLLHKGKGGGLSSLFGGGVQSNLSGSTVVEKNLDRYTIVMVIIWLACIIGLNLIQAYA; the protein is encoded by the coding sequence ATGATTTTGACTCTGCAAATCGTACTGGTCATCTCCGCAATTTTGATGACTGTGTTCGTGTTGCTTCACAAGGGCAAGGGCGGCGGCCTGTCCAGCCTCTTCGGCGGCGGCGTTCAGTCCAACCTGTCCGGTTCAACCGTTGTTGAGAAGAATCTTGACCGCTACACCATTGTCATGGTCATCATCTGGCTGGCCTGCATCATTGGCCTGAACCTTATTCAGGCATACGCTTAA
- the gap gene encoding type I glyceraldehyde-3-phosphate dehydrogenase, with translation MTTRIGINGFGRIGRNLFRAIAQGNTDLEVVALNDLTDNATLANLLKYDSVLGRYDGEIEYDDTAIIVNGKRIAVYEEPDPKNLKWAENEVDIVIESTGRFTDGEAAKAHIEAGARKVIISAPAKNVDATFVYGVNSDTYDAENHNIISAASCTTNCLAPMAKVLHEKFGIEKGLMTTVHAYTGDQRLQDAPHKDMRRARAAAVNMVPTSTGAAKAVALVLPELEGKLDGYAMRVPTITGSATDLTFTASRDVTVEEINAAIKEAATGEFGETLAYTEDPIVSTDIISDSHGCIFDAGMTKVTGGNMVKVLGWYDNEWGYTSQLVRTTAQVAAAL, from the coding sequence GTGACCACCCGCATTGGTATTAATGGATTCGGCCGAATTGGCCGCAACTTGTTCCGCGCAATCGCACAGGGCAACACCGACTTGGAAGTTGTTGCACTCAACGACCTGACCGATAACGCAACCTTGGCAAACCTCCTGAAGTACGACTCCGTCTTGGGTCGCTACGATGGTGAAATTGAGTATGACGACACCGCGATCATCGTGAACGGTAAGCGCATTGCTGTCTACGAGGAGCCAGATCCAAAGAACCTCAAGTGGGCAGAGAACGAAGTTGACATCGTGATTGAGTCCACCGGCCGCTTCACCGACGGCGAGGCTGCGAAGGCTCACATCGAGGCAGGCGCAAGGAAGGTTATCATCTCCGCGCCAGCGAAGAACGTTGACGCAACCTTCGTTTACGGCGTTAACTCCGATACCTATGATGCGGAGAACCACAACATCATCTCCGCAGCTTCGTGCACCACTAACTGCTTGGCACCAATGGCAAAGGTTCTGCACGAGAAGTTCGGTATCGAAAAGGGCCTGATGACCACCGTTCACGCTTACACCGGTGACCAGCGCCTGCAGGACGCTCCTCACAAGGATATGCGTCGCGCACGTGCAGCAGCGGTCAACATGGTTCCAACCTCCACCGGTGCAGCTAAGGCTGTTGCACTGGTTCTGCCAGAGCTCGAGGGCAAGCTTGATGGCTACGCAATGCGAGTTCCAACCATCACCGGCTCCGCAACCGACCTGACCTTCACCGCTTCCCGCGACGTCACCGTTGAAGAGATCAACGCGGCTATCAAGGAAGCAGCAACCGGCGAGTTCGGTGAGACTTTGGCTTACACCGAGGACCCAATTGTATCCACCGACATCATCTCTGACTCCCACGGCTGCATCTTCGACGCTGGTATGACCAAGGTCACCGGCGGCAACATGGTCAAGGTTCTGGGCTGGTACGACAACGAGTGGGGCTACACCTCCCAGCTGGTTCGCACCACCGCTCAGGTAGCTGCCGCGCTGTAA
- the pgl gene encoding 6-phosphogluconolactonase gives MVTINRVADLDALISTAALKFIDVVAAAQSPGGGVHGDGVARVVLTGGGAGIGLLKELQRLDRAADEQGEDFPALRIDWERIHVFFGDERNVPVTDADSNEGQAREALLDHVGIPNRHIHGFDLGAISMSSAAQAYEEELREFAPQGFDIHLLGMGGEGHINSLFPHTDAVREQEDIVVAVHDSPKPPAERLTLTLRAIAKSQRVWLLVAGEEKAEAASHVAAGANPEEWPAAGAHGIEETILFLAENAASQLRD, from the coding sequence ATGGTGACTATCAATCGCGTGGCCGACTTGGACGCCCTCATATCAACTGCAGCGTTGAAATTCATTGACGTTGTCGCTGCGGCTCAATCGCCTGGCGGAGGTGTTCATGGCGACGGTGTTGCGCGCGTTGTTCTCACCGGCGGTGGCGCTGGTATTGGCCTTCTCAAGGAGCTGCAACGCTTGGATCGTGCTGCTGATGAACAGGGTGAGGACTTCCCTGCCCTGCGCATTGATTGGGAGCGCATCCACGTCTTCTTTGGTGATGAGCGCAATGTGCCTGTCACCGACGCTGACTCCAATGAAGGCCAGGCACGCGAAGCCCTGCTGGATCACGTTGGCATTCCAAACCGCCACATCCACGGCTTCGACCTAGGCGCGATTTCTATGAGTTCTGCTGCCCAGGCTTATGAGGAAGAGCTGCGCGAGTTCGCCCCTCAGGGCTTTGATATCCACCTGCTCGGCATGGGTGGAGAAGGCCACATCAACTCGCTGTTCCCTCACACCGACGCTGTCCGGGAGCAGGAAGATATTGTGGTTGCTGTCCATGACAGCCCTAAGCCACCTGCTGAGCGCCTAACGCTGACGCTCCGCGCAATTGCTAAGTCGCAGCGCGTGTGGCTTTTAGTTGCTGGTGAAGAAAAGGCTGAGGCCGCCAGCCACGTCGCCGCTGGCGCGAATCCTGAAGAGTGGCCTGCTGCCGGTGCTCATGGCATCGAAGAAACTATTTTGTTCCTCGCTGAGAACGCTGCTTCGCAATTGCGCGACTAA
- the zwf gene encoding glucose-6-phosphate dehydrogenase — translation MTSPSDWVNPLRDDNDKRLPRIAGPSGMVIFGVTGDLARKKLLPAIYDLANRGLLPAGFTLVGYGRREWDKQAFCDYVKEAVEAGARTPFRKNVWTHLAQGIEFVSGDFDDKGFDALSERLTELDSSRGTGGNWAYYLSVPPDYFSEICHQIERVGLATQSDDSWRRVIIEKPFGHDQESAHELNEIVNAVFPEDAVFRIDHYLGKETVQNIMVLRFANQIYEPMWNAHYIDHVQITMAEDIGLGGRAGYYDGIGAARDVIQNHLIQLLALVAMEEPSSFSPSALQAEKIKVLQATTPVYPLAKTTARGQYAAGWQGSDYVKGLREEEGFDPNSTTETYAACTLEVNSRRWAGVPFYLRTGKRLGRRVTEIALVFKPAPHQPFDSRQTSALGSNAVVIRVQPDEGVTLRFGSKVPGSTMEVRDVNMDFSYAQAFTEESPEAYERLILDALLDESSLFPTNEEVELSWAILDPILEYWENNGQPESYASGTWGPESADAMLSRRGRTWRRP, via the coding sequence GTGACCAGCCCTAGCGACTGGGTTAACCCCCTACGTGATGATAATGATAAACGCCTGCCGCGCATTGCCGGTCCTTCCGGAATGGTCATCTTTGGTGTAACCGGTGACCTTGCCCGGAAGAAGCTTCTACCAGCCATTTATGACTTGGCAAACCGCGGTCTTCTTCCGGCCGGTTTTACTCTTGTTGGCTATGGCCGTCGCGAGTGGGACAAGCAGGCATTCTGCGACTACGTCAAAGAAGCCGTGGAAGCTGGCGCGCGTACCCCATTTAGGAAAAATGTGTGGACGCATCTAGCCCAGGGCATTGAGTTTGTGTCCGGCGACTTTGATGACAAGGGCTTTGATGCCCTTTCTGAGCGTCTCACGGAGCTCGACTCTTCCCGCGGCACCGGCGGAAACTGGGCATACTACCTGTCGGTTCCACCAGACTACTTCTCTGAGATCTGCCACCAGATAGAGCGCGTTGGCCTAGCAACGCAATCGGATGATTCTTGGCGTCGCGTCATCATCGAAAAGCCTTTTGGCCATGACCAAGAATCTGCGCACGAGCTCAATGAGATTGTCAACGCTGTCTTCCCTGAAGACGCCGTATTCCGCATTGACCACTACCTGGGCAAAGAGACTGTCCAGAACATCATGGTGTTGCGCTTTGCCAACCAGATCTATGAACCAATGTGGAACGCCCACTACATTGACCACGTTCAGATCACCATGGCTGAGGACATCGGCCTTGGCGGCCGCGCTGGCTATTACGACGGCATCGGCGCTGCCCGCGACGTCATCCAAAACCACCTAATTCAGCTTCTGGCGCTCGTGGCCATGGAAGAGCCAAGCTCATTTAGCCCATCAGCTTTGCAGGCTGAGAAGATCAAGGTGCTGCAGGCAACCACTCCTGTTTATCCCCTGGCGAAGACCACCGCGCGTGGCCAGTATGCTGCCGGCTGGCAGGGCTCTGATTACGTCAAGGGTTTGCGCGAGGAAGAGGGCTTTGACCCGAACTCTACGACTGAGACCTACGCAGCCTGCACCCTGGAAGTAAACTCCCGCCGTTGGGCTGGTGTGCCTTTCTACCTGCGCACCGGCAAGCGCTTGGGACGCCGCGTCACCGAGATTGCCTTGGTGTTCAAACCAGCGCCACACCAGCCTTTTGATAGCCGTCAGACCTCTGCCCTGGGATCCAACGCGGTGGTTATCCGCGTGCAGCCTGATGAGGGCGTGACCTTGCGCTTTGGTTCAAAGGTGCCTGGTTCCACCATGGAAGTTCGTGACGTCAACATGGACTTCTCCTACGCGCAGGCATTTACTGAAGAATCTCCGGAAGCTTATGAGCGTTTGATTCTGGACGCTTTGTTGGATGAGTCCTCGCTGTTTCCTACCAACGAAGAAGTTGAGCTGTCCTGGGCAATCCTGGACCCAATTTTGGAGTACTGGGAAAACAACGGCCAGCCCGAAAGCTATGCCTCAGGCACCTGGGGCCCGGAATCTGCCGATGCAATGTTGTCGCGCCGTGGCCGCACCTGGCGTCGTCCATAA
- the tal gene encoding transaldolase has product MTTIDDLAKIGTSTWLDDMSRERLESGNLKELLSTKSIVGVTTNPAIFAAAMSKGTAYDADIEKLKAERAKADEAVYSLAIDDVRDACDVFQEVYEKSGGKDGRVSIEVDPRISDDGEATIAQARELWNRVGRENLMIKIPATDGSMGAISEALADGISVNVTLIFSLERYKQVIEAFKTGIRRAAANDLDVSKIHSVASFFVSRVDVEIDKRLEEIGSEDALALRGKAGVANAQQAYALYVSELENATDLPEGTNLQRPLWASTGVKNPDYSPTLYVSELAGPNTVNTMPEKTIDATLESDTLHGDTLSNSAEESAKVLEDIAAIGVDLDDVFAQLEREGVEKFVDAWNELLESVSPRLV; this is encoded by the coding sequence ATGACCACCATTGATGATCTAGCCAAGATCGGTACCTCTACCTGGCTCGACGACATGTCGCGTGAGCGCTTGGAGTCCGGCAATCTCAAGGAGCTGCTGAGCACCAAGTCCATCGTTGGTGTCACCACCAACCCAGCAATCTTCGCTGCGGCAATGTCTAAGGGCACGGCTTATGACGCAGACATCGAAAAGCTCAAGGCGGAGCGCGCAAAGGCTGATGAAGCCGTGTACTCCTTGGCTATCGACGATGTCCGTGATGCATGTGACGTCTTCCAGGAAGTCTACGAAAAGTCTGGCGGCAAGGATGGACGCGTGTCCATCGAGGTCGACCCACGCATCTCCGATGACGGTGAGGCAACCATCGCCCAGGCTCGCGAGCTTTGGAACCGCGTTGGCCGTGAGAACTTGATGATCAAGATTCCAGCGACTGATGGCTCCATGGGTGCTATCAGCGAGGCACTTGCCGATGGCATCTCCGTCAACGTCACCCTGATCTTCTCCCTTGAGCGCTACAAGCAAGTTATTGAAGCCTTCAAGACCGGCATCCGCCGCGCAGCTGCCAATGATCTGGATGTTTCCAAGATTCACTCCGTTGCTTCCTTCTTCGTCTCTCGCGTGGATGTTGAGATTGATAAGCGTCTGGAAGAAATCGGCAGCGAAGACGCGCTGGCACTTCGTGGCAAGGCAGGTGTAGCCAACGCACAGCAGGCTTATGCCCTATACGTCTCCGAGCTGGAGAATGCAACGGATCTGCCAGAGGGCACCAACCTGCAGCGTCCACTGTGGGCTTCTACCGGTGTGAAGAATCCGGACTACTCCCCAACTCTGTACGTTTCTGAGCTGGCTGGTCCAAATACGGTCAACACCATGCCTGAAAAGACCATTGACGCGACCTTGGAGTCGGACACCTTGCATGGTGACACGCTTTCCAATTCCGCTGAGGAATCCGCAAAGGTTCTGGAAGATATCGCGGCAATCGGCGTCGATTTGGATGATGTCTTTGCGCAACTTGAGCGTGAAGGCGTAGAGAAGTTCGTCGACGCTTGGAACGAGCTTCTGGAGTCTGTCTCTCCTCGACTCGTTTAA
- the rapZ gene encoding RNase adapter RapZ: MARMTTTEMPPILLTGMSGAGLSSASKVLEDKGYYVSHNLPPFLIAEVFKAGQENDPPVRPMAVVTDTRSRVFPGSIKETVEDLEAIGVKPSILFLDARDDVLIRRFDSVRRTHPLQKGDTLKIGITREREAMESVRGAADVIIDTTALSVHDLRRAIEASFGSMSESEQHITVQSFGFKHGSPRDADLVVDVRFLPNPYWVPELRGFRGTDEPVSDYVLSQDAAAPFIDNFLVMLDSMMDGYRHEGKNFITVGVGCTGGHHRSVAVAEEIVRRLRDEREELDVNVLHRDINRD, translated from the coding sequence CTGGCACGCATGACAACCACAGAGATGCCACCGATTTTGCTGACTGGAATGTCTGGTGCCGGTCTAAGCTCGGCATCAAAGGTATTGGAAGACAAGGGCTACTACGTTTCTCACAATCTTCCCCCGTTTCTCATCGCCGAGGTGTTTAAAGCGGGCCAAGAAAATGACCCACCTGTCCGCCCAATGGCGGTCGTGACCGATACGCGATCCCGCGTTTTCCCGGGATCCATCAAAGAGACCGTCGAAGATCTTGAAGCTATTGGCGTAAAGCCAAGCATCCTCTTTCTCGATGCGCGCGATGATGTATTGATACGTCGTTTTGACTCCGTGCGTCGTACCCACCCGCTGCAAAAGGGTGACACGCTGAAAATCGGGATTACCCGTGAGCGCGAAGCTATGGAGTCTGTGCGTGGGGCAGCGGATGTCATTATTGATACAACCGCACTGTCAGTTCATGACCTGCGCCGCGCTATCGAAGCTTCGTTCGGTTCGATGAGTGAAAGCGAACAGCACATTACCGTGCAGTCATTTGGTTTCAAGCACGGTTCCCCGCGCGATGCTGATTTGGTTGTGGACGTGCGCTTCCTCCCGAACCCTTACTGGGTCCCAGAGCTACGCGGATTCCGCGGTACCGATGAACCGGTGTCGGACTACGTCCTGAGCCAAGATGCCGCTGCACCTTTTATCGATAATTTTCTCGTCATGTTGGATTCGATGATGGACGGCTACCGTCATGAGGGCAAGAACTTCATCACGGTTGGTGTTGGTTGTACCGGTGGGCACCACCGCTCGGTAGCCGTTGCCGAAGAGATTGTGCGCCGTTTGCGCGACGAGCGAGAAGAGCTCGACGTCAACGTCTTGCACAGAGATATCAATCGTGATTAA
- the whiA gene encoding DNA-binding protein WhiA: MALTDDVKKELTATTITRPSARAAEIAAILRFAGQLQTSNGQLAYEIELEDQAITDRLVSSIEEMYDIKVSSHVVGPPGSTKKSRIQLRIGAGAKELTRRLGLVTRSGHPVVGLPPQVVSGSIADNEAAWRGAFLAAGSLTEPGRSSSLEVVCPCQEAALALVGCARRLGIAAKTKETRGADRVVIRDGDAIGALLTRMGAQVTRLTWEDKRKRREVRASENRLVNFDDANLRRSARAAVTAAARVERAMEILGDDVPEHLADAGTLRVQHRQASLEELGRLAEPQMTKDAVAGRIRRLLSMADRRAQELGIPDTNEATNDLAYEEEEDE; this comes from the coding sequence GTGGCATTGACCGATGACGTCAAGAAGGAACTAACGGCGACGACGATAACCCGTCCGAGCGCCCGAGCTGCAGAGATCGCAGCTATTCTTCGCTTTGCAGGTCAACTACAAACCTCCAATGGCCAGCTCGCTTATGAAATTGAATTAGAAGACCAGGCGATCACAGATCGCTTGGTGTCCTCCATTGAAGAGATGTACGACATTAAGGTTTCAAGCCATGTCGTGGGCCCTCCAGGCTCGACCAAAAAGTCCCGCATTCAGCTGCGTATTGGTGCCGGCGCTAAGGAACTCACGCGACGCCTGGGTCTGGTCACTCGCTCCGGGCACCCAGTAGTAGGTCTGCCACCACAGGTGGTTTCCGGATCCATCGCAGATAACGAAGCTGCCTGGCGTGGTGCATTCCTAGCCGCTGGATCATTAACCGAGCCTGGTCGCTCGTCGTCACTCGAAGTTGTCTGCCCGTGCCAAGAAGCTGCCCTGGCGCTCGTTGGTTGTGCACGTCGACTTGGCATTGCCGCGAAAACGAAGGAGACACGTGGTGCCGACCGCGTGGTTATCCGTGATGGTGATGCCATCGGTGCACTTCTCACTCGAATGGGCGCGCAAGTAACCCGTCTGACGTGGGAAGACAAGCGCAAGCGCCGTGAGGTTAGGGCATCTGAGAACCGGTTGGTCAACTTCGATGACGCTAACCTGCGCCGCAGCGCCCGTGCTGCCGTGACCGCGGCCGCGAGAGTAGAGCGCGCCATGGAAATCTTGGGCGATGACGTACCGGAGCATCTGGCCGATGCTGGTACCCTGCGCGTGCAGCATCGACAAGCATCGCTCGAAGAGCTTGGCCGACTTGCAGAGCCGCAGATGACCAAGGATGCCGTGGCAGGTCGTATCCGTCGCTTGCTTTCAATGGCGGACCGTCGTGCGCAGGAGTTGGGTATTCCAGATACCAATGAAGCCACGAATGATTTAGCGTACGAAGAAGAAGAAGACGAGTAG
- the tpiA gene encoding triose-phosphate isomerase, which translates to MARTPLIAGNWKMNLNHKQAIGELQKFSFTLPKEYYEKVDVSFMVPFTDIRTAQTLVEGDKLKITYGAQDISQHESGAYTGEVSGSMLAALGCTYAVVGHSERREYHNESDELVAAKAAAAITNGISPIVCVGEPLEIREAGTHVDYVVEQTRNSLAGLDAAALAKTVIAYEPVWAIGTGKVASADDAQEVCAAIRELVKELAGEEVAAGIRILYGGSVKTDSIAEIVSKPDVDGGLVGGASLSGEEFAKLAANAANANQ; encoded by the coding sequence ATGGCACGTACCCCACTTATTGCCGGCAACTGGAAGATGAACCTCAACCACAAGCAGGCCATCGGCGAGCTGCAGAAGTTCTCCTTCACCCTGCCGAAGGAATACTACGAGAAGGTAGATGTTTCGTTCATGGTGCCGTTTACGGATATCCGCACCGCGCAGACCCTGGTTGAAGGTGACAAGCTGAAGATCACCTACGGCGCGCAGGACATCTCCCAGCACGAGTCCGGTGCGTACACCGGTGAGGTATCTGGCTCCATGCTGGCTGCGCTTGGCTGCACCTACGCAGTTGTTGGCCACTCTGAGCGCCGCGAGTACCACAATGAATCTGATGAGCTTGTTGCAGCAAAGGCGGCAGCCGCTATCACCAACGGTATTTCTCCAATCGTGTGCGTGGGTGAGCCACTCGAAATCCGTGAAGCAGGCACTCACGTTGATTACGTCGTGGAACAGACCCGCAATTCTTTGGCTGGCCTCGATGCCGCCGCATTGGCAAAGACTGTTATCGCTTATGAGCCAGTCTGGGCAATCGGTACCGGCAAAGTAGCATCGGCAGATGACGCGCAGGAAGTGTGCGCTGCTATCCGCGAACTAGTCAAGGAACTTGCTGGCGAGGAAGTTGCTGCCGGCATCCGCATTCTTTATGGCGGTTCCGTCAAGACTGACTCCATCGCGGAGATCGTCTCCAAGCCGGACGTAGATGGCGGCCTTGTTGGCGGTGCATCCCTGAGCGGTGAGGAGTTTGCCAAGCTGGCTGCCAACGCCGCGAACGCAAACCAGTAG
- a CDS encoding phosphoglycerate kinase: MAFKTLDDLLAEGVDGRHVLVRSDFNVPLDDEGNITDPGRINASLPTIKALVEGGAKVILSAHLGRPKGEVNTKYSLAPVAEALSEALEQYVALAGDVTGEDAHERANGLSEGDVLLIENVRFDARETSKDEAERAAFAEELAALAADDGAFVSDGFGVVHRAQASVYDVAKKLPAYAGKLVQAELDVLSTVAKEPAHPYVVVLGGAKVSDKLGVIEALAQKADKVIIGGGMCYTMLAAQSYNVQKSLLQEDQIDNCKSLLERFGDKLVLPVDLIAASEFAADAENKVVELDGIPEGWMSLDIGPKSVEEFAKVLADSKTVFWNGPMGVFEMEAFSKGTAGVAQAIIDATANNGSFTVVGGGDSAASVRALGLDEDGFSHISTGGGASLEFLEGKNLPGVEVLES, translated from the coding sequence ATGGCTTTTAAGACCCTTGATGATTTGCTGGCAGAAGGCGTGGATGGACGCCACGTGCTGGTGCGCTCAGACTTCAATGTTCCACTGGATGATGAAGGCAATATCACCGACCCAGGACGCATTAACGCATCCCTGCCAACTATCAAGGCTTTGGTTGAGGGCGGAGCGAAGGTTATCTTGAGCGCTCACTTGGGCCGACCAAAGGGCGAAGTCAATACCAAGTACTCTTTGGCGCCAGTCGCTGAGGCATTGAGCGAAGCACTTGAGCAGTATGTTGCGCTCGCCGGCGATGTCACTGGAGAAGATGCTCATGAGCGTGCAAATGGCTTGAGCGAAGGTGACGTATTGCTCATCGAGAACGTGCGCTTTGACGCACGTGAGACCTCCAAGGACGAGGCAGAACGTGCAGCATTCGCGGAAGAGCTAGCCGCATTGGCTGCCGATGACGGCGCGTTCGTCTCCGACGGCTTCGGCGTTGTTCACCGCGCGCAGGCATCTGTCTACGACGTAGCGAAGAAGCTGCCTGCTTATGCCGGCAAGCTGGTTCAAGCCGAGCTTGACGTGCTGTCCACCGTGGCTAAAGAGCCAGCACATCCGTACGTAGTTGTTCTGGGTGGCGCGAAGGTCTCTGACAAGCTTGGCGTGATTGAAGCTTTGGCGCAAAAGGCTGACAAGGTCATCATCGGTGGCGGCATGTGCTACACCATGCTGGCGGCACAAAGCTACAACGTGCAAAAGTCCCTGCTGCAGGAAGACCAGATTGACAACTGCAAGTCCCTGCTCGAGCGCTTTGGCGACAAGCTGGTTCTGCCGGTCGATCTGATTGCTGCATCCGAATTTGCTGCTGATGCAGAGAACAAGGTTGTTGAACTTGACGGCATTCCTGAGGGCTGGATGTCTTTGGATATCGGACCTAAGTCTGTTGAAGAATTCGCCAAGGTCCTGGCTGACTCCAAGACCGTGTTCTGGAATGGCCCAATGGGCGTATTCGAGATGGAGGCATTCTCCAAGGGCACCGCTGGTGTTGCGCAAGCAATCATTGATGCAACCGCAAACAACGGTTCTTTCACCGTAGTCGGTGGCGGTGACTCCGCAGCATCGGTTCGCGCACTGGGCCTGGATGAGGACGGCTTTAGCCACATCTCCACCGGTGGTGGCGCATCCCTAGAGTTCCTGGAGGGCAAGAACCTGCCAGGCGTTGAAGTCCTTGAGTCCTAA